The sequence TGTGTTTGGGAGGTAAGAAAGTAccagaagaaaagaaaataaaatgaaagaaattgtggattttttaatttaaaaatcatttttttaatttttttttctttcaattagttttatcagaatttttttgtttgacgtggaattttcttctttattaaaATGCTTATGTggcttttttaatatttaattatttaattttatattattattttagccATGTGTGCGCTAACAATGCAAATTGTTTGTCATGTATGCATTTTCCTTTATTGAGTTGAcggtagggaccaaattgatagcaaattaaaaataatagagaCTAAATTAATTGTtaccaaaatgtaaggactaaattgattaTTACACCAAAATGTAAACaccaaaatggtgtttttgcctaaaaaataaaaatggcccACCCTACAATCCAaattaacatctaaattaattGATAAACTCTAGCGTTGCTACGTATCTAGTTTATGGGAACATTTACAATTTACACTactttaaactaaaaaaaaaaaaaaaaaaaaatctgtaatcAATATTAATCTGTCAACTAATATGTTAAATTGCTAAGATATTGTACTTCAGTGgtaatttttgattttcttcttGAGAAAAATCATGATTGGAATATTCTATTTTCCACTTATTGTAACGCGTTATTCAATCGTACGATTGAATAAATTAATCTATATTAAAATTAGACATTTATTTGATTCATTGGTGAGCATTACAATTAATCTTAAATTTGAGATATtgattgggaaaaaaaatcattttggcTAAGGTCCACATTATCAATACCATCCTAATTATAGTATTGGAAATACTAATGTTATTTAGCACGGAGAATCGAGATTTTGGAATCCCATCTCTTCCTCTTGTTGTAAGagaacccaaaaagaaaagaaaagaaaatgggttTATTTGGTGGAGTTTTAAGTAAGTACTCCACATATATGTATGTAGGATGTATAGTCGTAATCATAAATCATCCTGTACTGCAAAGAAATATCTAAAGTTTGACGATACCAAGGTAAGGCTTCACTGAGGACCCTATCCACAGTTTCCCATTAAATTCTTCAACTTCACTTACTGAGTCAAATGCATTACCACCATTTCCATCCAACACATCTAGCACGTTTCCATCTTTATCAAATTTGGTTGCCACTGGATCTTTTATCAACCGTAAggacaaattttcattttgtagaTTAATTATGTGACGACCCAGATTATTTATGATCTCTCTTCCGCTATTCAATCCCACCCAAAATTCTCCCTTCCTGGTTCTCTTAATGTTATCTGGGGATCTTCTAAGTTGAGCAAATACTTCTGAAGAATGACTCTTGGTCTTGGAGCCTCTAAGCCAAAACCTTAGAATTCGGAATTTGCCACTCTCCGCAAGTACAAGGTAGGAGTTGTCCTTGCTTAGAGCCACACCATTTGGAAATGCTAAGCCATTCAGCAACACACTCACTTCTTTGGTACGTGGGTCGTACTTCATCAACCTGCCTGTTTTGTCTCCGCTTAGGATTACAAGTAACCATACCCTTCAAATAAGGAGAGGAGAAAGTTAAgggaaaattaaaagaaagaaagaaaataatctcATCTTTTACATTTTCGGCTTAATTAACCGAGTTCAACATTGCTCACTAAATTCTTGCTTAATTatatcttttctctttttaggaTGTTTTTATCAAAAGCcatgattttaaaaagtttagtaGATTTGGTAAAAAAGGAATAATTGTATAATGGAGTAGGCAAGGTAGGAATTGAATATCCATCTTTGGCATATGATTGTTAGCATCCAAATAATGTCTTATTCTTGAAGCTGGGACATTAACTTTGTTTCAAAATAGATCAATCCTGAGTTGTGTGTGGGACATATCCCTAGTTGTCCTTAAATCTACCTCGTCTTAATACTCTTATTCATATTTTGGTTAGGTTGATTGTTTTTCCCTTATAAATGAGGGAGTTTAGGTGTGTTTATTTGGTGAtccagaggaaaaaaaaaagagtgaaaagttATTATTCATTCCTAAAAGATGTGTTTATTTAGGTGTATTTATTTGGTTAATCCTTATATATCTCCTAAAAGTATTACTTATTGCGCCAACATTTTTATTTGCATcttcaaaaaaagaatgagaccaacaaaaaaagtgaaaagttATATACCTTCTTTGAAAAACAATGCTACTGTCTGTAAAATAAACAACTCCAGTTTTGGTGTCCATGTCCAAAGCATTTGTGAATCGAAAGGGGACTCCTTCAGCAGAAGTGGCAAGTTGTTTGGCGACACCGCCATGGGGTTCTACCATTAAGAGCCCAAAGTAGGCATCTGCAATATAAAGATCACAAGTTGCAGGGTTGAATTTGAGGCCTAGTGGTCTTCCACACTTTGGTTCATTCTCGAGCTTGGTTGAGCCATCACAAAGCTCCCTATCCCTGATCAAATATAAGAGCAGGTTTGCTCAGTTGAATATTTCGACAAATGTTTTTAGTTAACAACCCATCATAAAGGAAGTACAAAACTCGTTCAATATCCTAATGATGCACGCTTCGTATTTGATGCATGTAAATGTCATGAGAAGCAAACAATTTCCAAGTTATGCTTTCCAATCTTTGAAATAACcaaatttatgtaaagttgCATCTTAGACCTTATAATTTAAGGGGCTTAAATTAATCCTATTCGTGgttttaaaataacaaattaaattttgtaatttgaaagtaacaaattaagttatgagttttcaaaaattaaaatttaatctcaTCCCCATTTAAGTGAATATCATTCATTGTATTTGAGGTTTAATATAGGTTGAAGGTTTAATTATTTCTGATAAatcttataatttaatttgtttattttgaaactagaaattttaatttgttacttttaaaaaaaaattagtttaatttgttaattttgaaaatgtattGTTAAATTCGTTACAACCTAAGCTATAAATGAAATCTACCTAAAAATTAAGAGTGggtaatcaataaaaaaaaaaaaaattggttattaAATCATTTTGTATGGATGTTCTAACAAAATATGGacaaatttttaggaaaaattatcTGCTTCGTTAGAAATAAATATCGAttgaatattataaatctaaatGTATATTAATTCCAACATTATTTAAACTTTTACATGATttgacattatatatatataaacaaataatggACTTTCTTCATTCCAAATGAAATAAAGATCATGTCCGCGTTTTTCTAGGAATTAATAGTAGCTCAATAatcaaaatttgacaaaatctCCCATCCTccaattttaattatgaaaagaaaaaaaaagaatttgacaaAATGCCATGCTCGTCTTActcgtatttttaaaaatggcaTGCCTACAAATTCAACAACAACCTGCTTATAACTCTGAGCCCCAGAGAAAGAATTATGGTCTCTAACAAATTTTCAAACGTTGCATGCATGCCTCCAACATGAATAAGAAAACATTTAGGTTATGCTTGACTTGAATCGCGTTTGTTTCTTgcctaaaatgacaaaacttaaagGTGATAGTCAAAACAAGGCTAAGGTTTGATATATGTACTCTCGAATTATTGACATTAGAAAAAATAGGAGAATGATTTATGACTGATCATTAATGTTATGGATAAATGTATGTTAAATTTTACCTGTTTGCAGAGACGATGGCAAACTCTTTCCAACCTAAGTGTGTTCCATGCCACTTGAGGATTCTACCATCTGAGACCCCCACATATGGTCCTTTTCCATCGCAATCAAAGGCTATGCTTTCAGGGCCAACTGCACTAGGGAGCTCCATATGGTTGTAGTTTTCGAGGTGATGATCAATGGTAACAGACAGGGTGAGAGTAGGAGCAATGAATATTAGTACAAGGAAGAACGAAACGGAGTAAGCAAAAAGTGGCTTCATGGCAGCAAACAAATTAAGATATGTGGCTTAATAGCAGTACACTATCGTGCTATATATGTAGTTTGTGGCACTTATAGGGACTTGTGCTTGTAAGTTGTAGCTATAGTTTGCGGCACTTAATTATAGCAGTACACTATCGTAGCTACGTCTTATGTGCTAACTACTCACTTTTCCCTTGTCAGTACAAACTAGTAATTGCTGTTTATCTAtatttttctaaacaaaaataaataaagggtaaaaatataaataatctgTCTGGGAGGCTTGAGTTAATGCCCCAAAATATTTAATTTCCCCCAAAATAAACCACACCTGTTAGAAAATTTCCCAGCTccaaatctttttcttctttcttttccatctCTGACTATTATCCATCTATTATTTACTACCTAAATAATGTCTCGACGCATATAATTgcaataatataattattgtgGGACTGTATTGTGGTAACTAAAAAAAGTTAGGAAAAGAAATACAAACAGTGTTAGGTGTggtttgcactttttttttttttgagaatccagaCCCAACAGGTCAAGtctatttcaaaaaagaaaaattacaaggCATAGCAAATTAcaaaaggagctatgtcattaggATAGAAATCAATCCAAACCTGTAGCTGATTGATAGAATTAGCCTTCCTAGCTAGAAAATGGGCTACTGAATTGcctcactacaacaaaatgtattttcagtgacgaaaaaattcgtcactaaaagtccagtttttcgtcactaagaacctttagtgacgaaatcggacttttagtgacgaaattcatttcgtcgctgaaaccccgtcactaaaagtcccGGTGatgaaaaatttcgtcactaaaagtccgatttgatttaaaaaaaaaaaaacttttagagacgaaaacgtttcgtcactaaatgttttcctcactaaaaacaccattcagtgacgaaaatatttcgtcactaaaaatattttagtttattaaatcatatttagtgacgaataatttcgtcattaaaactattttcggatacatatagtgacgaaaaagttcgtcactaaaactatttttaagaaaatccatgcacatatagtgacaaattttcatcactaaaaccattttttacaaaattttgctacatttagtgacgaaatatttcgtcactaaaacttattttctgtttttatttttttcatggctttgatattaacctgtaacctgttattacattactaaaacctctcatttaaataatacatttatttcaacacttttataaaaaaaagatccatacattccacaagtaaaaaataaaacaagtatccaattcaaactctttccatacaataattgtttgcaataCATACAATAATTCGtcatattttataacaatacaaaaatgttagcataatataattaaaactaacgcaagatgtcctcatatgtcttcaagtaatgccaaaagtaaatcccctaaaagccaccaataagaaatctgcacaaatataaaaacaatactacattaaaatcgtaaagtaaaaacattaactatgttataagaaacatttctaacaatgcattaagagtagccacaccaataaattaaaatcacaatGAACACCCATGTGGGGGTGTATGTATATTACCTAAATCTATAACTTTTCATTTATCTAGATAAATTTTAGACCGTAACCAAATCTCATAGTACCTTTCAATTAAGATGGAAAGGTCAAATTACACCTATTTTGCatcaattttaaacttttatgttAAGTACATATATACCAAAATCCTTAAACTTCTACCTTAAAGTGCATTGACAGTATTTAAAGTAACATTAAAGTGCTTCTGTTTAAACTAACCAGTGCCATCATGATCCTCATCAATACTAGTGTTAAATTCTAATTCCACAAAACCATTCACTTCACCTGTAATGTCATTCATATATCTCTATAGTCTATATCCTCATTCTATGCTAATCCCaaaagatttgaatttaatCTTATGATAATTGATAACAAAGgaccccaccccccaaaaaaaacaaccTTCATCAACCTGGTTTTAGAGACAATGCCATCCTAATATTCCTTTCTCAGATTGAACACTCATTTTATCATCAAAATGGATGATAGAAAAAACTAgcaattagggaaaaaaatctcatcatttGTCTTGCAAGAAATATTAATAGAGTAGCACAACGTATCTAAAACATAATCTAGTAAACAATCCCCTATTAAATCAAGTCAAATAACAATCAAAGGACACAATCCCATTGTGAAATCAGAGTATCATTACCTAAGCAATAATCAACATAAGAAAATTTAGAAGATGGGTAATCTCATTTTGAGTTCAAACATTACACCTAATGTATAGGAACTTGTACACTACATATATCTAACACTGGTATCAATGTGGAAACCAAACCAAGAGAGTGAGGATCCAAAACTAGAATCATCCAAACAATAAGAACCatagaaataaaaaggaattaCAGCAATTGATAAGTACATATATAAGAAACTTTCTTCACAACCATTACACAGTAAATATCAAATAcccaaactaaacaaaaatgcTTATACCCATTACTGtatcaaacaaagaaatacccaaaggaactagaatcattaaacaaaaaataacaaaaaatttaactcaaaaggggaaaaaaaatacccagGCTTGGGGGTGGGAGGCGAAAGGTTGCCGGCTGGGTGGAAGGCGAAGGGTCGCCGGAAGCGTCACAAACTGAAGCGTCGCCGGATGAAGGATGAAGCGTCGCCGGATGAAAGATGAAGCGTCGCCAACGATCGTTGGCGACACCGATCGGCGACCTTGAGCGTCGCGATCGGCGACGCTGAAGGTCGCCAACGATCGGCGACCGAGCGCCGCGATTCGCGCCCGAAGCGTCGCAGATCGCGACGCTCAAGGTCGCAGATCGCGACGTTCAAGGTCGCCAACGATCGGCGACCTGAAGCGTCGCGATCTGCGACCTGAAGCGTCGCCGATCGTGTCCCTGAAGCATCGTCGATCGCCGGTGACCTGAAGCGTCGCCGTTGAGCTTGATCGGCGACAGTGGCTTCACatgtgatttgggtttttttggtttttgactGAAATggctctagtttttttttttatacagaaATGGCTCTTGGTTAGTGAAATGTTTTGTGGTTTAGTTGGGTTTTGAAATTAGACTTTTaaggttttagtgacgaatttaaatttcgtcactaaagaccggctttgttaagatttttagagacgaaattcatatttcgttgctaaattatatttttagtgacgaattgtgatttcatcactaaaaacatataagtgcaaaattattattatttttagtgacgaatatttttcgtcgctaattctTCTTTATAGTGACGAAAAGATGTTTGTCACTAATACTATCCACAGCAAtatctatagtgacgaaatatttcgtcactaaaaatttcaacttttagtgacgaaatatttcgtcactatagattaattaaactCGCGCCAAAGTTTCCTTCCATTAGCGCCCATTTTTCAGATCACAATAGTGACGAAATtcatttttcgtcactaaatgttataatttttttcattaatagtgacgaaatttatatttcgtcactaaagctatatttttagtgacgaaaaatatttcctcactaattttcgtcactaaaaatacattttgttgtagtgccTATACGTTTAACATGGGGGAAATTACAACTTTGAAAATCACTAGAGGAAAAGATAATATCTATAATCACTAGGTGTGGTTTGCActtaaaagggaaaaattgaatatttttgaaaatactaAATAGAGGCTTACACTAATGCAAacctcaaaataatattttttttacctataaataaaatgaggtcatgaggttttttttttttttttacttttttttttgagggggaaacACATAGACTAATAGATTAAGAAAAGTTGGCTAAGTCGGCTTGAAGTATAGAAAATAGTTGTGGTGGAACAATATTCTCCATCCACACAACCAAATCTAAAATAGTAATAACATGTCTAGCTAAACAATGAGCAACTTTATTACCTTATATTTAACTTAATCATGGAAGAtatcatatattaattatataataaaatttgggttCTGTAAgtctttttacaataaatctacACTTTcgttaattattaaaatattttgttgttgATCAAAGTCAACTACAAATAGCTTCCTTTACATAAAACTCTATTATCTAAGTTTCAagagatattttaaaattctacaattgaaattctattaacaattttttaaaaagaaaaatgaaaactataccacaaaaactttgttaaaaatttataagtaattataaaaattttaatatttattttgattatatatcataagtttattgtttaaaatttagtaaaatttacaCATATGCACTACACAACGTACTTGTGCCAAGTGTAATATTGTATTACAAACCTTAAAATTACTGTGATTTTGTTAGGAGACTCatcaattattaaaataattaatttattttaagttaaaatttaGGGTAAATTCCAGAAAATTCTTGAGATTTGAGCTA comes from Castanea sativa cultivar Marrone di Chiusa Pesio chromosome 3, ASM4071231v1 and encodes:
- the LOC142626807 gene encoding protein STRICTOSIDINE SYNTHASE-LIKE 10-like, whose protein sequence is MELPSAVGPESIAFDCDGKGPYVGVSDGRILKWHGTHLGWKEFAIVSANRDRELCDGSTKLENEPKCGRPLGLKFNPATCDLYIADAYFGLLMVEPHGGVAKQLATSAEGVPFRFTNALDMDTKTGVVYFTDSSIVFQRRVWLLVILSGDKTGRLMKYDPRTKEVSVLLNGLAFPNGVALSKDNSYLVLAESGKFRILRFWLRGSKTKSHSSEVFAQLRRSPDNIKRTRKGEFWVGLNSGREIINNLGRHIINLQNENLSLRLIKDPVATKFDKDGNVLDVLDGNGGNAFDSVSEVEEFNGKLWIGSSVKPYLGIVKL